ACTGTGTTGTGTACAGTAGGTGTATTAAATCACTGACAGATTTAGTGTCAGTGTGTTCTGGGTGCGGAGCAGAATGTATCTTGTGTTTCTATCAGGAGGAAGCTGGACcaacctgaacccagctgtgtgtctatgaacAGTGATCGGTCTATGGAGCTTCCTTATACCTTCAAAGATGGACGCCACTCTGATGATCACAGGTGAGGATttcaaacagataaaaacataatgatgtTTTCATCAGACTCTTATCAAGTCTCctgtttttaaacctttattgaCTCAGACAAAGTTCTCTGAGCAGcgttcacactcacacagtcagacacattgacactgggagctgcccagtacaaccagtctCATACAACCACACACTGGTTGTAGCTGCCTTCAGTAGTGTGCAGTGAGGGAGAGCTTCATGGAGGGTTGGTGAGAGCTGTTGGGACTAAACCAAAGTGACTCTGAGCTGTTGATTCTCAGTGGGATCAGCAGGACTAGTAAAGCTTTACCACTACAGGGACTCATCTGATTCTCTGTTCACATCCAAATATCACTTGATGGACCTTtagcttgtgtttgtctctgtgtggacagacataatgtgagctcattcttcatgattcctccacagagtggaccaggagagctcagaggttcccagtggtcagtctgcccagcagcatcaaacacagctggactccatatttatggtctgtacatgtacaacaactacttttacaactattgtgttcacaatcatctccatgctgcactttgtagaccagtggattgtcagtgtgtccaacatggatctgatgtttgcttcatgatgttagtttgattgtgtcattcatatattattctgttccagctgctggaggagaacatcgtcacttttgtgaagaacgagctgaagaagatgcagaaggTTCTGAGTTCAGATttcccagaatgcttagagagtcagagtgaggatgaggaggtgttgaactgtgaggagaaagagcagaggaggagaagcagagacgcatttctgaagatcacactgcacttcctgaggagaatgaagcaggaggatctggctgagcgtctgcagagcagtaagaggatttctataaagatttaacatgatggagaggaaatggaggcaacatgggagaggtttatatttcaaactctgctgttaatatgatgcacacatctgcatcagatctaTGAATTCTTCTGAGCTGAAAACAGTCAGAAACTGTTTGTCCAcaactgatgagctgaatagaTTTCATAGtgaggaaaatataaacatctgcagtttaatgtttacattctACCAATTTACTGTAGAATCATCtgattgatttcatttgttgtttgttcattcaggaactcctGCTGGCAggtgtcgacgtaaactcaagactaacctgcagaagaagttccaatgtctgtttgaggggattgctaaagcaggaaacccaacccttctgaatcagatctacacaccgctctacatcacagagggagggactgcagaagtcaatgatgaacatgagatcagacagattgaaacagcatccaggaaaccagacagatcagaaacaacaatcacacAAGAAGACTTCTTTAAAGCCttacctggaagagatgaaccaatcagaacagtgatgacaaagggagtggctggcattgggaaaacagtcttaactcagaagttcactctggactgggctgaagacaaagccaaccaggacatacacttcacatttccattcactttcagagagctgaatgtgctgaaagagaaaaagtacagcttggtggaacttgttcatcacttctttactgaaaccaaagaagcaggaatctgcaggtttgaagagttccaggttgtgttcatctttgacggtctggatgagtgtcgacttcctctggacttcctcAACAATaagaacctgactgatgttacagagtccacctcagtggatgtgctgctgacaaacctcatcagggggaaactgcttccctctgctcgcctctggataaccacacgacctgcagcagccaatcagatccctcctgagtgtgtcgccatggtgacagaggtcagagggttcactgacccacagaaggaggagtacttcaggaagagattcagagatgaggagcaggccagcaccatcatctcccacatcaagacatcacgaagcctccacatcatgtgccacatcccagtcttctgctggatcactgctacagttctggaggatgtgttgaaaagcagagagggaggagagctgcccaagaccctgactgagatgtacatccacttcctggtggttcaggCCAAACTGAAGAAggtcaagtatgatggaggagctgagacagatccacactggagtccagagagcaggaagatgattgagtctctgggaaaactggcttttgagcagctgcagaaaggcaacctgatcttctatgaatcagatctgacagagtgtggcatcgatatcacagcagcctcagtgtgctcaggagtgttcacagaggtctttaaagaggaaagagggctgtaccaggacaaggtgttctgcttcgtccatctgagtgttcaggagtttctggctgctcttcatgtccatctgacattcatcaagtctggagtcaatctgctggcaggaaaacaaacaacatcccagacacgtttctaccagagtgctgtggacgaggccttaaagagtccaaatggacacctggacttgttcctccgcttcctcctgggtctttcactgcagaccaatcagactctcctacgaggtctgctgacacagacaggaagtagctcacagaccaaccaggaaacagtcgagtacatcaaggagaagatcagtgagaatctgtctgcagagagaagcatcaatctgttccactgtctgaatgaactgaatgatcgttctctagtggagcaGATCCAACGGTACCTGGGATCAGGAATTCTCTCCACAGAggaactgtctcctgctcagtggtcagctctggtcttcatcttactgtcatcagaaaaagatctggacgtgtttgacctgaagaaatactgtgcttcagaggaggctcttctgaggctgctgccagtggtgaaagcctccaacaaagctctgtaagtacACAGATAGTTTGATTTATTCACCATTACTTAAATATTCTGCTGTCTTTAAAATAAGTAACTTCttgcttgttttctgtttcttcatATTTCCTTTCCAGGCTGAatggctgtaacctctcagagagaagctgtgcagctctgtcctcagttctcagctcccagtcctctagtctgagagatctggacctgagtaacagcAACCTGCAGGTTTcgggagtgaagcagctttctgctggactggagagtccacactgtgaaCTGGAATCTCTCAGGTCAGATCATGTTTGTCTCAACTGATTCACAGTTTAGAAAATCTGAcatgtttctttactttaactTCATGAACAGTTCAGCACACAGATATCATCTTTGACTGATATAAAGAAGCTCATCATGCTTTGGTTCCATGTGATTTAAATTACTGTATTACTATTTATTctgattactttattattaactgTCACATCTCCTAGCTGGTGCTTGGCAGAGATTATATATCATCACAGTTTAGACTTATttcaacacaaatattgttgtcttgttcattattgtctcttcagactgactgactgtaacctctcagagagaagctgtgcagctctgtcctcagttctcagctccctgtcctctagtctgagagatctggacctgagtaacaacaacctgcaggattcaggagtgaagcagctttctgctggactggagagtccacactgtacactgaagactctcaggtcaggattgATCAACTTGTTTAGTTTAGAATACAcgtataataaagtaaatactcacttgttcttgttttcttcttctgtcaaccaaaaggggaaataaataatcaaatgaagtTTCTGACCAAAAAGGTGAAGGCTGAAGCATTTGCTCATAACACCAACCCTTTTTACTGAGTCTTTAGAGTAGATCCCAatgtacataacaaacacaaaacatttataacCTGTTCAACTGATGAACATTTCAAATCTGACTTACTTCAGAGGATAAACATTAAACCTGTGTAGGATTGTCTCTGCTGATGTGATTTGTCAAACCAGTTTTTTCTAAACTTCAGCAGCAGATAATTACTTTCTATgcagatt
Above is a window of Scomber scombrus chromosome 20, fScoSco1.1, whole genome shotgun sequence DNA encoding:
- the LOC134002022 gene encoding NLR family CARD domain-containing protein 3-like isoform X1; protein product: MDQSEDREEGVPPSKSSLCGEHDSQTKAQRSPELDRPDSAGPGPGPGPSCVSMKSDRSKGQIIYFKEQHLDATRRKLDQPEPSCVSMNSDRSMELPYTFKDGRHSDDHRVDQESSEVPSGQSAQQHQTQLDSIFMLLEENIVTFVKNELKKMQKVLSSDFPECLESQSEDEEVLNCEEKEQRRRSRDAFLKITLHFLRRMKQEDLAERLQSRTPAGRCRRKLKTNLQKKFQCLFEGIAKAGNPTLLNQIYTPLYITEGGTAEVNDEHEIRQIETASRKPDRSETTITQEDFFKALPGRDEPIRTVMTKGVAGIGKTVLTQKFTLDWAEDKANQDIHFTFPFTFRELNVLKEKKYSLVELVHHFFTETKEAGICRFEEFQVVFIFDGLDECRLPLDFLNNKNLTDVTESTSVDVLLTNLIRGKLLPSARLWITTRPAAANQIPPECVAMVTEVRGFTDPQKEEYFRKRFRDEEQASTIISHIKTSRSLHIMCHIPVFCWITATVLEDVLKSREGGELPKTLTEMYIHFLVVQAKLKKVKYDGGAETDPHWSPESRKMIESLGKLAFEQLQKGNLIFYESDLTECGIDITAASVCSGVFTEVFKEERGLYQDKVFCFVHLSVQEFLAALHVHLTFIKSGVNLLAGKQTTSQTRFYQSAVDEALKSPNGHLDLFLRFLLGLSLQTNQTLLRGLLTQTGSSSQTNQETVEYIKEKISENLSAERSINLFHCLNELNDRSLVEQIQRYLGSGILSTEELSPAQWSALVFILLSSEKDLDVFDLKKYCASEEALLRLLPVVKASNKALLNGCNLSERSCAALSSVLSSQSSSLRDLDLSNSNLQVSGVKQLSAGLESPHCELESLRLTDCNLSERSCAALSSVLSSLSSSLRDLDLSNNNLQDSGVKQLSAGLESPHCTLKTLSLSGCLITEEGCASLASALSSNPSHLRELDLSYNHPGDSGEKLLSAGLEDPHWRLDTLRSACGGAAEVESVCD